CGGTGAGTTTCCCCTCCGCGTGCTGCTTGTCAATCCGTTTTTGGCCTCCGCCCTGTTCGATTTTCTGGGACCGCTCTTTCAGGTCGGCAATTTTGTCCAGTGTACTCATCGCATCCTCCATGTATATTTTTTTCTTTTCTTCATCTACCGAATAATTTACTGTTATTTCTGGACGTGATTGCGAATATATTCGATCGCCACACTTGTCGGGGTCCCCGGGGTGAAGATCTCGGCTACCCCCGCTTCTTTGAGAACGGGAATGTCTTCCTCTGGGATGATCCCGCCGCCGATGACCAAAACATCTCCCATGTCCTGTTCCTTTAATAATTCCACAACACGCGGGAAAAGGTGCAGGTGGGCACCAGACAGGATACTCATGGCCACTACGTCAACGTCTTCCTGGACCGCCGCTGCAACAATCTGTTCCGGGGTTTGCCGCAGACCTGTATAGATGACCTCCATCCCCGCGTCCCGCAGCGCCCTGGCGATCACTTTCGCACCCCGGTCGTGCCCGTCCAGGCCCGGTTTGGCCACCAGCACGCGAATTCGTTTATCTTCCATCGTCTTTCACTCCTTCTTCAATTCTTACTGACATGTCATCGCTTCTCATCTCCACAATCGATACGACTGCCGACCTCTTTAGACCCAGCATCTTTTTCTAGCTCATCAATACGCTGACCGTGTTATTCGATTACGGCTAAGATGTCTCCCTGGTTAACCACGTCGCCTACTTTGCATTTGATTTCTTTGACTGTCCCACTGGCGGGTGCGTATATCGGGTTTTCCATTTTCATGGATTCCAGTATGATGACTTCGTCGTCTTCTTTTACTGCGTCTCCAGGTTTGATCATGATGTCGACAATTTTACCTACCATCGGGGCCTGTATTTCCGCCACTGCTATCCTCTCCTAACTTGAGTTAGTTGTTTTTTTGTTTTTTGTTTTTTGTTCTGGTTTGTTATGCAGTCGGGCCAGGGGTTGGCAGTCGTGATCGTGGTCGAGCTACCTCTATAGTGTTATTTCTGGTAATTGTTTCATCAGCGGTGGTTTGTTTTTAAACTGTTTCCACCGGCCGGTATTCGCCGAATACTTCGCGCAGAACGCCGCAGATTTCGCCCAGGGTGGCGTAGGCTTTTACTGCCTCCAGGATATACGGCATCAGGTTGTCTGTGCCCTGCGCGGCCTGACGCAGGTTGGCCAGGGCGGTGTCTACTTTTTGTTGTTCCCGTTCCGCCCGCAGTTTGGCCAGTTTCTGGGCCTGTAGTTCTGCCACCGCCGGGTCAACCCGCAGTAAGTCTTTCGGCGGCGTTTCTTTGATCTGGAATTTGTTCATGCCGACGACGATGCGCCGGCCGCTTTCGACGTCTTTCTGGTAGTTGTAGGCGCTTTCTTGAATTTCCCGTTGGATGTAGCCCTGTTCAATGGCTTTGACGGCCCCGCCCATGGCGTCGATTTTTTCGATGTAGGCCATGGCCTGTTTTTCGATTTCGTCGGTCAGGGCTTCTACGTAGTAGGACCCCGCTAATGGGTCGATGGTTTCGGCGACGCCGCTTTCATAGGCAATGATCTGCTGTGTCCGTAAGGCAATGCGCACCGAGTCTTCTGTCGGCAGGGCCAACGCTTCATCTCGGGAGTTGGTGTGGAGCGACTGGGTCCCGCCCAGGACGGCCGCCAGTGCCTGCAGGGTGACCCGCACGATGTTGTTGTCTGGTTGCTGCGCGGTGAGGGTGCAGCCCGCGGTTTGGGTGTGGAAGCGGAGCATCCAGGAGCGCGGGTCTTTGGCCCCGAAGCGTTCTTTCATGACCCGCGCCCACATCCGCCGGGCCGCCCGGAATTTGGCGACTTCTTCGAGCAGGTCGTTGTGCGCGTTAAAGAAGAAGGAGAGCCGGCCCGCGAATTGGTCGACATCCAGTCCCGCTTTGATGGCCGCTTCGACGTAGGCGATCCCATCCGCCAGGGTGAAGGCGACTTCCTGGACCGCCGTGGCGCCCGCTTCTCGAATGTGGTAACCGCTGATGCTGATGGTGTTCCAGTTCGGAACGTGCTGGGCACAGTAGGCAAAAATGTCGGTGATTAACCGCATTGAGGGCCCCGGTGGAAAGATGTAGGTCCCCCGCGCGGCGTATTCTTTCAGGATGTCGTTCTGGATCGTTCCGTTGAGTTTTTCTGGGGTGACCCCCTGCTTTTCGGCTACGGCGATGTACATGGCCAGCAGGACCGAGGCCGGGGCGTTGATGGTCATGGAGGTGCTGACTTTATCCAGCGGTATGCCATCGAACAGGATCTCCATGTCCTGCAGGGAGTCGATGGCTACCCCTACTTTCCCAACCTCACCCTGGGACAGGGGATGGTCGGAGTCCAGGCCGATCTGGGTCGGTAAGTCAAAGGCAACGCTTAAGCCCGTTTGGCCCTGTTCAAGCAGGTATTTATACCGTCGGTTCGATTCTTCGGCGGTGGCGAATCCCGCGTACTGGCGCATTGTCCAGAAACGGCCGCGGTACATGGTAGGCTGGACCCCGCGGGTGAACGGGTATTGGCCAGGTAGTCCCAGGTCCCGGTCATAGTCCAGGTCCGCTACATCGGCTGGGGTGTACAGCCGTTTCACCGGCAGGCCAGAACCAGTGACAAACTCTTCTTGCCGTTCTTTGTTTTTGGCCAGTACCTTGCTCAGCGAATCCGTTTCCCAAGACGCAACCTTTTGCTTGAGTTGCGTTATCTTTTCACGGTCAAACATTAAGCTTGTCCTCCCTTAACTATGGTTATAGAAATATAAATTTTTATGGGACATTGGCCGTTTTCGCTATCCATGTTCAACAATCGACGTATTTCAAGCATTTTTAGGTTAAATAAAACAATTGCTGAAACTTTTTTAGCGGGTTACTCTAGCAAGAATTAAAATCAATGAGGCAATAAAAGGACCCTCCCTGCCGGTTTGAGATAACCGGCAGGGAGCTTCAAAAATCGTTTTAAGAGAAGTGGTTTGTGTGAAGGTGCACTTGCAATAGTAGTACCTATCTATCACCTAGGACAAATTTAGCGATAATCATCTTTTGAATAAAGGTCGTGCCTTCCACAACCTTGAATGAACGGGCGTCCGCCAAATAACGCGTTCCGGGATACTCGGTCGTGTAACCAAAGGAACCAAGAATAGTCAAACAATCGTTAGCCCCATTAACCGCGGCCTCCGAAGCAACATACTTGGCCAGAGACGTTTCATACTGATTAGGCAGCCCTTGATCCTTCAGCCAGGCCGCCCGGTAGACCAGGAGCTTGGCTGCTTCGTGCTCAGCTGCCATTTCCGCCAGGGTGGACTGAACCATTTGGAAGTCCCCAATCCGCCGGCCAAACTGCTGCCGTTCATTAGCGTATTTTGCCGCTGTTTCGAGACAGGCGCCGCTCAAACCCAATGCCCCAGCGGCGCAACCGATGCGGGTGTTGTTCAGCTGCGTCATGCAGATCTTAAAGCCATCCCCGGGTTTACCCAGCACATTTTCTTTGGGGACAATGGCGTTGTCAAAGACCACTTCACCGGTCGGTGAGCAGTGGAGGCCAAACTTCGTTTCTATGGGATGCACTTCAACCCCTGGTGTGTTTTTAAAATCGACCAGGAAACAGGTAATGCCGCGGTGTTTGGCCGCCTTATCTGTCGAGGCGTAAAGCAGGCCATAGTCAGCGATCGGGGCGTTCGTGATAAACATCTTCTGCCCGTTAATCACCCAGTGGTCACCTTTATCTACCGCATAGGTATTCATGGAAGCCACATCCGAGCCGGTGTTCGGTTCGGTAATGGCAAAGTAACCAATCCACTCGCCACTGACAAACTTCGGGATGAATTTTTCCTTTTGTTCCTTGGTACCAAACAGCTGGATGGTGAGGGCCGGGCCGATGCACTGCATGTTGATCGGGAGCCGCCAGGACGCGTGGACCTTGGCCAGTTGTTCGGTCACCAGGCAGGCTTCCACGAAACCCATGCCATTTCCACCGTACTGTTCTTCGATACAGAACCCAAAGAAGCCAAGTTCCGCCATCTTGTCGTGGATTTCTTTTTCGGAAATAATGATTCTTTTCATCCTCGTCTACATAAGGCGCGATCTCGTTTTCGGCAAAACGTTTCGCCATCTCTTGAATTATCCTTTGTTCTTCTGTTAACCCAAAATTCATCAGACATTCCTCCTTAGCTTTCTATACTTCTGGTAAATCATCTTGCTTTACCAAAACAATTCGAAACAACACAAGCTTAGCTTATTTTCCCTGAAACCGCGGACTGCGTTTCTCTAAAAAGGCATCCAAACCCTCCAGTCGGTCCTCGGTGCCAAAAATCACCGCTTGCCCCAGAATCTCAATGTTTAACGCAGTACGGAGATCAACCTCTGTCCCCAGCCGCATGACCCGTTTCACCATCCGGACGGCCACCGGGCCCTTGCTCATGATCCGCTTGGCCGTCTCCTGGACCGTCACCATCAGTTCTCCCGCCGGGACCACCTTGTTGACCAGGCCGATCCGCAAGGCCTCAGCGGCATCAATTATCTCCCCGGTCAGGATGAGTTCTTTGGCCTTAGCCAGCCCGACTAATCGCGGCAGCCGCTGGGTCCCCCCGGCTCCCGGCATGATCGCCAACCCCAGCTCGGGCTGCCCAAACTTGGCGTTCTCACTGGCGATCCGCAGGTCGCAGGCCATGGCCAATTCACATCCGCCGCCGAAGCAAAAGCCATTGACCGCGGCAATTACCGGTTTATCCAGTTCTTCGATATCCAGCAAAACTCGATGGTATTCTCCCACCAGTGTTTGGAGCATACTCCGCTCGCGTAACGCCCTCACGTCCGCTCCGGCCACAAACGCTTTATCCCCGGCGCCGGTAATCACCAGCACCTGGACATCATCATCTATCCCCAGTTCACCTACCGCCTGCCGGATCTCAGCCCACGCCTCCCGGTTAAGGGCGTTTCGCTGCTCGGGACGGTTGATGGTGATCAACCCGATCCCAGCCTCCTTTTCCACCAGCAGGTATTGAAAAGACATGCTCATACCTCCTCCGTAATGTTTGCGACTTCCTATAACTTGAGCTCAATCGCCTCATAAGAGCGTTTCATCTTCTCATAATATTCCTCAAAGGTCTCTGTCTTTTGGGTCGATTTCTTCCCCAGGATGATCCCCATGGAATCAAAGGAACGCATCACCCGCACCTGTTCCTCTGTTGGGGGCTCAACTTCCGAGAGCCAAGGCGCGACCTTCAAGTCCCAGTCAACCCGTTCCCGCACCTGGTCAACCGTCACGCCGGGGAACAGGGCGTCAAGGTACATTTCTTTG
The Bacillota bacterium genome window above contains:
- a CDS encoding cobalamin B12-binding domain-containing protein, with the translated sequence MEDKRIRVLVAKPGLDGHDRGAKVIARALRDAGMEVIYTGLRQTPEQIVAAAVQEDVDVVAMSILSGAHLHLFPRVVELLKEQDMGDVLVIGGGIIPEEDIPVLKEAGVAEIFTPGTPTSVAIEYIRNHVQK
- a CDS encoding biotin/lipoyl-binding carrier protein — encoded protein: MAEIQAPMVGKIVDIMIKPGDAVKEDDEVIILESMKMENPIYAPASGTVKEIKCKVGDVVNQGDILAVIE
- a CDS encoding methylmalonyl-CoA mutase family protein, with translation MFDREKITQLKQKVASWETDSLSKVLAKNKERQEEFVTGSGLPVKRLYTPADVADLDYDRDLGLPGQYPFTRGVQPTMYRGRFWTMRQYAGFATAEESNRRYKYLLEQGQTGLSVAFDLPTQIGLDSDHPLSQGEVGKVGVAIDSLQDMEILFDGIPLDKVSTSMTINAPASVLLAMYIAVAEKQGVTPEKLNGTIQNDILKEYAARGTYIFPPGPSMRLITDIFAYCAQHVPNWNTISISGYHIREAGATAVQEVAFTLADGIAYVEAAIKAGLDVDQFAGRLSFFFNAHNDLLEEVAKFRAARRMWARVMKERFGAKDPRSWMLRFHTQTAGCTLTAQQPDNNIVRVTLQALAAVLGGTQSLHTNSRDEALALPTEDSVRIALRTQQIIAYESGVAETIDPLAGSYYVEALTDEIEKQAMAYIEKIDAMGGAVKAIEQGYIQREIQESAYNYQKDVESGRRIVVGMNKFQIKETPPKDLLRVDPAVAELQAQKLAKLRAEREQQKVDTALANLRQAAQGTDNLMPYILEAVKAYATLGEICGVLREVFGEYRPVETV
- a CDS encoding enoyl-CoA hydratase/isomerase family protein produces the protein MSFQYLLVEKEAGIGLITINRPEQRNALNREAWAEIRQAVGELGIDDDVQVLVITGAGDKAFVAGADVRALRERSMLQTLVGEYHRVLLDIEELDKPVIAAVNGFCFGGGCELAMACDLRIASENAKFGQPELGLAIMPGAGGTQRLPRLVGLAKAKELILTGEIIDAAEALRIGLVNKVVPAGELMVTVQETAKRIMSKGPVAVRMVKRVMRLGTEVDLRTALNIEILGQAVIFGTEDRLEGLDAFLEKRSPRFQGK